One genomic region from Nymphaea colorata isolate Beijing-Zhang1983 chromosome 12, ASM883128v2, whole genome shotgun sequence encodes:
- the LOC116266062 gene encoding protein LSD1 has translation MPVPLAPYPSPPVPFTPPNGVQSQLVCSGCRNLLLYPLGASSVCCAVCNAVTAVPPPGTEMAQLVCGGCHTLLMYIRGATSVQCSCCHTINLALEANQVAHVNCGNCQMLLMYQYGARSVKCAVCSFVTSIGASPSTEQKFSS, from the exons ATGCCGGTACCGCTTGCACCATACCCATCTCCACCGGTGCCCTTCACTCCTCCAAACG GTGTGCAGAGCCAGTTAGTATGTTCAGGCTGTCGGAATCTTCTTCTCTATCCTCTTGGAGCATCATCTGTGTGTTGTGCAGTTTGCAATGCAGTGACTGCAGTCCCACCCCCTG GCACGGAAATGGCTCAGTTGGTCTGTGGTGGCTGCCATACTCTTTTGATGTACATCCGTGGTGCGACAAGTGTGCAGTGCTCTTGTTGTCATACCATTAACCTTGCTCTTGAAG CAAATCAGGTTGCGCACGTGAACTGTGGAAACTGCCAAATGTTGCTGATGTATCAATATGGAGCACGATCAGTGAAATGTGCAGTGTGCAGTTTTGTGACTTCAATTGGG GCCTCCCCAAGCACAGAACAGAAGTTTAGCAGCTAA